In Geobacter anodireducens, a genomic segment contains:
- a CDS encoding cytochrome C, producing MKALLAGSVCRLLAVSLVMSATSLWSAPIPGIPDGCATRCHRSKARDGVVHGPVASDDCIACHNPVGAAVHPKQQGAFRPVAKGAALCQICHESMASKKVVHPPVGGGECLSCHDPHQSANPSLLKARGAALCFGCHDAAAFSFRHGHLPVTTGECLKCHDPHQSDSPRLLRGSGAALCFRCHDEKMAAGRSIHQPVARGECCDCHNPHGSSFPKLLRNAYPEALYLSYEQNDFALCFTCHSRQMADDRRTDTLTGFRNGDYNLHYLHINKPDKGRSCKTCHDAHAAPQQRLVKERIPGFGSWDIPIRYTKTDTGGTCVVGCHKPKSYDRLRAVSNP from the coding sequence ATGAAAGCGCTGTTGGCCGGCAGTGTTTGTCGCCTTCTGGCTGTTTCCCTCGTTATGTCAGCCACTTCCCTTTGGTCGGCGCCTATCCCCGGCATCCCTGACGGATGCGCCACGCGTTGTCACAGGAGCAAGGCCCGCGATGGCGTAGTGCATGGGCCGGTGGCCTCCGATGATTGCATCGCCTGTCACAATCCCGTCGGTGCGGCGGTCCACCCCAAGCAGCAGGGGGCGTTCCGGCCTGTGGCGAAAGGTGCTGCCCTCTGCCAGATCTGCCATGAAAGCATGGCATCGAAGAAGGTGGTTCATCCCCCGGTTGGCGGAGGAGAGTGCCTCTCCTGCCATGACCCTCACCAGTCGGCCAATCCGTCACTTCTCAAGGCGCGCGGTGCTGCGCTCTGCTTCGGTTGCCACGATGCCGCTGCCTTTTCCTTCCGCCATGGCCATCTGCCCGTCACCACCGGCGAATGCCTGAAGTGCCACGACCCCCATCAGTCAGACTCACCGAGGCTTCTCCGCGGGAGCGGGGCGGCTCTTTGTTTCCGGTGCCATGACGAAAAAATGGCAGCGGGCCGGTCAATTCACCAACCCGTGGCGCGGGGAGAGTGCTGCGACTGTCATAACCCGCACGGGTCCTCCTTCCCGAAGCTTCTGCGGAATGCCTATCCCGAGGCGCTGTACCTGAGCTACGAGCAGAATGACTTTGCCCTCTGTTTCACGTGCCACTCCCGCCAGATGGCCGACGACCGCCGCACGGATACCCTCACCGGCTTCCGCAACGGTGACTATAATCTGCACTATCTGCACATCAACAAGCCCGACAAGGGGCGTTCGTGCAAGACCTGCCACGACGCCCATGCGGCGCCGCAGCAGCGGCTTGTCAAAGAGCGGATTCCCGGCTTCGGCAGTTGGGACATACCCATCCGATACACAAAGACGGATACCGGCGGCACCTGCGTTGTGGGGTGCCACAAGCCGAAATCCTACGACAGGCTCCGCGCGGTGAGCAACCCGTAG
- a CDS encoding glycosyl transferase family 2: protein MADSITFSIIIPVKPGGTVRALDRLRSLAYPSSHMEVLVAEGTRPSRQRNQAAAAAAGEMLYFLDDDSLASPDFLARAAAHLADPSVAAVGGPSLTPASDSRFQRAIGVVLASRLGGGGARNRYRATGSPRRTSERELILCNLAMRRDVFLAEGGLDERLYPNEENELMDRISKRGMGLVHDPDLAVRRSQRSTFRAFVRQFFGYGRGRGEQTRIAGVRSVVDFLPTVFLIYLLLLPVAPWAPCFLPAALYGAAVMVSALSGAVRSRLYAALPWLVVLYPTLHLCYGAGLLKGLLTPRFRSEAGETAAVTIRCIKEFGAPWHLPAHGTGEVPQ, encoded by the coding sequence ATGGCCGATTCCATTACCTTTTCCATTATCATTCCCGTGAAGCCGGGCGGAACCGTCCGTGCCCTCGATCGCCTCAGGTCGCTCGCGTATCCCTCCTCGCACATGGAGGTCCTGGTGGCCGAGGGGACGCGGCCGAGCCGTCAGCGTAACCAGGCTGCAGCCGCTGCAGCGGGCGAGATGCTCTACTTTCTGGATGACGACTCTCTGGCCTCACCGGATTTTCTGGCGCGGGCGGCAGCGCATCTGGCCGATCCCTCCGTAGCCGCCGTGGGCGGCCCGTCGCTCACTCCTGCATCCGACAGCCGATTCCAGCGCGCCATCGGCGTCGTTCTGGCGTCACGGCTGGGTGGGGGCGGGGCGCGCAACCGCTACCGCGCCACCGGCAGCCCACGCCGGACGAGCGAGCGGGAACTGATCCTCTGCAACCTGGCCATGCGCCGGGATGTCTTCCTGGCGGAGGGAGGCCTTGACGAGCGGCTCTACCCCAACGAGGAGAACGAGCTCATGGACCGGATCTCGAAGCGGGGAATGGGCCTCGTGCACGACCCGGATCTGGCTGTCCGGCGGAGCCAGCGATCTACGTTCCGGGCGTTTGTCCGCCAGTTTTTCGGCTACGGAAGGGGGCGCGGAGAGCAGACCCGCATTGCCGGTGTGCGCTCTGTGGTTGATTTCCTGCCAACGGTGTTTCTGATCTACCTGCTTCTCCTGCCGGTCGCGCCCTGGGCTCCCTGTTTCCTGCCTGCCGCCCTCTACGGTGCGGCGGTGATGGTGTCGGCCCTGTCGGGCGCCGTGCGTTCGCGCCTCTATGCCGCATTGCCGTGGCTTGTGGTGCTCTATCCGACACTCCACCTCTGTTATGGGGCCGGCCTCTTGAAAGGCCTGCTGACACCCCGCTTCAGGTCGGAGGCAGGGGAAACCGCGGCGGTCACGATCCGTTGCATCAAGGAGTTCGGCGCTCCCTGGCATCTGCCTGCCCACGGTACCGGGGAGGTTCCACAATGA
- a CDS encoding phosphomethylpyrimidine kinase, producing the protein MASNGHTLRLVVNRDKHDSVIRGLYLVTDHDDNLITRVEAAIDGGARVVQYRNKNLDREGRFTLGLELRELCRRRSIPFIVNDDLEMAASLKADGLHLGQGDGDPREARRVLGPGTIIGVSTHTLSEALEAQAAGVDYIGFGAMFPSRSKEVEHVAGPELLAAIRSSISIPIVAIGGITRDNGARVIDAGADAVAVISAVLSQPDPALAATELALLFNRRAPFPRGSVLTVAGSDSGGGAGIQADLKTVTLLGSYGSSVITALTAQNTRGVSGIHGVPPAFVADQLDAVFSDIPVDVVKTGMLFSAETIVAIASKLVEYRRRMVVVDPVMVAKGGANLIDRGAVSVLKERLFPLTYLVTPNIPEAERLTGASISDEESMREAARRLHRLGARNVLIKGGHLLAGDSVDILFDGAAFHRFASPRILSKNTHGTGCTFSSAIAAYLAQGDPLREAIARAKRYITAAIRLAQPLGRGHGPVNHILAAEDVRDR; encoded by the coding sequence ATGGCCTCTAACGGTCACACGCTTCGGCTCGTCGTCAACCGGGACAAGCACGACTCGGTCATCAGGGGGCTCTACCTGGTGACCGACCACGACGACAACCTCATCACGCGCGTTGAGGCGGCCATTGACGGCGGTGCCCGGGTGGTCCAGTACCGCAACAAGAATCTGGACCGGGAGGGCCGGTTCACCCTCGGCCTTGAGTTGCGGGAGCTGTGCCGCAGGCGGAGCATCCCCTTCATCGTGAACGACGACCTGGAGATGGCCGCAAGCCTCAAGGCCGACGGCCTCCACCTGGGCCAGGGGGACGGCGACCCCCGCGAAGCGCGGCGCGTTCTCGGCCCCGGCACGATCATCGGCGTGTCCACCCACACTCTGAGCGAAGCCCTGGAGGCCCAGGCGGCCGGGGTGGACTACATCGGCTTCGGCGCCATGTTCCCCTCCCGGAGCAAGGAGGTCGAGCACGTGGCCGGACCGGAGCTGCTTGCGGCCATCCGGAGCTCCATCAGCATCCCCATCGTCGCCATCGGCGGCATCACCCGCGATAACGGCGCCCGTGTCATCGACGCCGGTGCCGATGCCGTGGCAGTCATATCGGCGGTCCTGTCCCAGCCCGACCCGGCCCTGGCGGCCACCGAGCTAGCCCTGCTCTTCAACCGGCGCGCACCGTTTCCGCGCGGCTCCGTCCTTACCGTGGCCGGCAGCGATTCCGGGGGAGGCGCGGGCATCCAGGCAGATCTGAAAACCGTCACCCTGCTCGGGAGCTACGGTTCGTCGGTCATCACGGCCCTGACAGCCCAGAACACCCGGGGGGTCAGCGGCATCCACGGCGTACCACCGGCGTTCGTTGCCGACCAGCTCGATGCGGTCTTCTCCGACATTCCCGTGGATGTGGTCAAGACCGGCATGCTCTTCTCGGCGGAAACCATCGTCGCCATCGCCTCGAAGCTTGTCGAGTACCGGCGGCGAATGGTAGTGGTCGATCCCGTCATGGTGGCCAAGGGGGGGGCGAACCTGATCGACCGCGGAGCGGTAAGCGTGCTCAAGGAGCGGCTCTTTCCCCTCACCTACCTGGTTACCCCCAACATACCCGAGGCCGAGCGGCTCACCGGCGCAAGCATCTCCGACGAAGAATCGATGCGGGAGGCGGCCCGCCGCCTGCACCGGCTGGGGGCGCGCAACGTTCTCATCAAGGGCGGCCACCTGCTGGCCGGCGACTCGGTGGACATCCTCTTCGACGGGGCAGCCTTCCACCGCTTCGCCTCACCGCGAATCCTCTCGAAAAACACCCACGGCACCGGCTGTACCTTCTCCTCGGCCATTGCCGCCTATCTGGCCCAGGGCGACCCCTTGCGCGAAGCGATCGCCCGGGCCAAACGCTACATCACCGCTGCCATCCGCCTTGCCCAGCCCCTGGGACGCGGACACGGACCGGTCAACCATATCCTCGCCGCGGAGGACGTCAGGGACCGGTGA
- a CDS encoding cytochrome C biogenesis protein ResB, with the protein MTTSDRGFLQALWDFFCSLKLAIFLLILLAATSIIGTIIPQQNPLPPEYLAAIGGTGGMKFKVYSTLGFFDMYHSWWFILLLYLFTVNIVACSIKRLPRVWKTISEPTLVMDEGFERTLTLTHDFKKEGDAAALNEKMKTFLKGEFAEPVVTERDGEFHLFAQKSPYSRLGVYVVHLSIVIIFIGALLGSFFGYKAYVNIVEGSGTSTVMSRKGVPIDLGFTVKCEDFSVSFYDTGAPKEFKSLLTVIDGGKVVIDKRPVIVNDPLTYKGITFYQSSYGPADEGGLYHLTVRERKGGAPVRVSLSMGERKVLPDGSAVQLLEGTDEIGRFIPQFRGPAVRVAVEPKSGEPQAFIVFQNYPEFDVQRGADLIFTYEGADLKMFTGLQVAKDPGVWVVWLGCTLMVVGCCMAFFMSHKRIWIRVRKGHVTLGGTANKNQPGFQLAFDALVEKLKTL; encoded by the coding sequence TTGACAACCAGCGATCGCGGCTTCTTGCAGGCACTGTGGGATTTTTTCTGTTCCCTCAAGTTGGCTATTTTCCTTCTCATTCTCCTGGCGGCAACGTCCATCATCGGTACGATCATTCCGCAGCAGAACCCGCTTCCCCCTGAGTATCTCGCAGCCATAGGCGGCACGGGAGGCATGAAGTTCAAGGTCTACTCGACCCTCGGCTTTTTCGACATGTACCACTCCTGGTGGTTCATCCTGCTGCTCTATCTGTTCACGGTCAACATCGTTGCCTGCTCCATCAAGCGGCTGCCCCGGGTATGGAAAACCATCTCCGAGCCTACGCTCGTCATGGACGAGGGCTTTGAGCGGACCCTGACGCTTACCCATGATTTCAAGAAAGAGGGTGATGCGGCTGCCCTCAACGAGAAGATGAAGACGTTCCTCAAGGGCGAATTTGCCGAGCCGGTGGTGACCGAGCGGGATGGAGAGTTCCATCTCTTCGCCCAGAAGTCGCCGTACAGCAGGCTGGGTGTTTATGTGGTGCACCTGAGCATCGTCATCATCTTCATCGGCGCCCTGCTCGGATCGTTTTTCGGCTACAAGGCCTATGTGAACATCGTTGAAGGCTCGGGAACCTCCACGGTCATGTCTCGCAAGGGCGTGCCGATCGATCTCGGCTTTACGGTCAAGTGCGAGGATTTTTCAGTTTCGTTTTACGACACCGGCGCCCCCAAGGAGTTCAAGAGCCTCCTCACCGTCATCGACGGCGGCAAGGTGGTCATCGACAAGCGTCCGGTCATCGTGAACGATCCGCTGACCTACAAGGGAATTACGTTCTACCAGTCGAGCTACGGTCCTGCGGATGAGGGCGGCCTCTATCACCTCACCGTGCGCGAGCGCAAGGGGGGGGCTCCCGTGCGGGTTTCGCTATCCATGGGAGAGCGGAAGGTTCTGCCCGACGGTTCCGCAGTCCAGCTCCTGGAGGGCACTGACGAGATCGGACGCTTCATTCCCCAGTTCCGGGGACCGGCGGTGAGGGTCGCCGTTGAGCCCAAGAGCGGCGAACCCCAGGCGTTCATCGTGTTCCAGAACTATCCGGAATTCGACGTCCAGCGTGGAGCGGACCTTATCTTCACCTACGAAGGGGCCGATCTCAAGATGTTCACCGGACTTCAGGTTGCCAAAGACCCGGGCGTCTGGGTGGTGTGGCTGGGGTGCACCCTGATGGTGGTTGGCTGCTGCATGGCGTTCTTCATGTCCCACAAGCGGATCTGGATACGGGTTCGCAAGGGGCATGTGACCCTCGGCGGCACCGCCAACAAGAACCAGCCGGGATTCCAACTCGCCTTCGACGCCCTTGTCGAAAAACTGAAAACTCTGTAA
- a CDS encoding cytochrome C, with the protein MKKVIASLALSVFCAGLAFAADDIVLKAKNGDVKFPHKAHQKVIPDCKKCHEKGPGKIEGFGKEMAHGKGCKGCHEEMKQGPTKCGECHKK; encoded by the coding sequence ATGAAAAAGGTTATTGCTTCTCTCGCGCTGTCCGTATTCTGCGCCGGCCTCGCCTTTGCCGCCGACGACATCGTCCTCAAGGCCAAGAACGGTGATGTGAAGTTCCCGCACAAGGCCCACCAGAAGGTTATCCCCGACTGTAAGAAGTGCCACGAGAAGGGCCCGGGCAAGATCGAGGGCTTCGGCAAAGAGATGGCCCACGGCAAGGGGTGCAAAGGCTGCCACGAAGAAATGAAGCAGGGGCCGACCAAGTGCGGCGAGTGCCACAAGAAGTAA
- a CDS encoding cytochrome C: MRSEAKIGLALTALLVAVTAAGAASIKNTKHDLSSGSTGATFKATNTDQICVFCHTPHNSVQDIPLWNRGNPTATTFTLYSSSGMNNAPVKQGFTADSISLFCMSCHDGATGLGGAVHNDPNGVAITMVGGNDVITGDANLGTDLSNDHPVNFLVTASGIAADGNLGALDTGTNPPTMKTADVTNGLPLFRSARGATTLECGSCHKVHDNTDAPFLRTTMAGSKLCLGCHKK, encoded by the coding sequence ATGAGAAGCGAAGCAAAAATCGGATTGGCCCTGACCGCACTCCTGGTGGCCGTTACCGCGGCGGGAGCCGCCAGCATCAAGAATACCAAGCACGACCTGAGTTCCGGAAGCACCGGCGCCACATTCAAGGCGACGAACACCGACCAGATCTGTGTGTTCTGTCACACCCCGCACAACTCGGTGCAGGACATTCCCCTCTGGAACCGCGGCAACCCCACTGCCACAACCTTTACGCTCTACTCCTCCAGCGGCATGAACAACGCGCCGGTCAAGCAGGGCTTTACGGCCGACTCCATCTCGCTCTTCTGCATGAGCTGTCATGACGGGGCCACCGGCCTGGGTGGCGCGGTGCACAACGACCCCAACGGCGTGGCAATCACCATGGTGGGGGGGAACGATGTGATCACCGGCGATGCCAACCTGGGCACCGACCTGAGTAATGACCACCCGGTCAACTTCCTGGTTACCGCCTCCGGAATTGCCGCCGACGGCAACCTGGGCGCCCTCGATACCGGTACCAACCCGCCGACCATGAAGACCGCGGACGTGACCAACGGCCTCCCCCTCTTCAGGTCCGCCCGCGGAGCCACGACCCTCGAGTGCGGCAGTTGCCACAAGGTCCACGACAACACCGACGCTCCGTTCCTCCGTACCACCATGGCGGGCAGCAAGCTCTGTCTCGGCTGCCACAAGAAGTAG
- a CDS encoding c-type cytochrome biogenesis protein CcsB — MTSSMLFNITTFSYLVSMLAFFAFLASRNRHVGMAGSLISYFGFFVHTAAILLRWKESYDIGHGHAPLSNLYESVVFFAWTIVLIFGIIDLKYKYRVVGAFVMPFALLGMAWAQLTLNSGIEPLVPALQSNWLLYHVVTCFLGYAAFAVACGISIMYLIKAGKEDSSQSAQAGGIISMFPPTKILDDLNYKAIMIGFPLLTLGIITGAAWANYAWGTYWSWDPKETWSLIVWFVYAAFLHARFTRGWVGKRAAILSIVGFAATIFCYLGVNLLLSGLHSYGGG; from the coding sequence ATGACCAGTTCCATGCTGTTCAACATCACGACGTTCTCCTATCTGGTCTCCATGCTCGCCTTTTTTGCCTTCCTGGCGAGCAGGAACCGTCATGTGGGGATGGCGGGAAGTCTCATTTCCTATTTTGGCTTCTTCGTCCACACGGCCGCCATTTTGCTCCGCTGGAAAGAGTCCTATGACATCGGGCACGGCCACGCTCCCCTGTCGAACCTCTACGAGTCGGTGGTTTTCTTTGCCTGGACCATCGTTCTCATCTTCGGCATCATTGACCTGAAGTACAAGTACCGGGTCGTGGGCGCGTTCGTCATGCCCTTTGCGCTCCTCGGCATGGCATGGGCCCAGTTGACGCTCAACAGCGGCATCGAGCCCCTTGTTCCTGCGCTCCAGAGCAACTGGCTGCTCTATCACGTCGTCACCTGCTTCCTGGGCTATGCCGCCTTTGCCGTTGCCTGCGGCATCTCCATCATGTATCTGATCAAGGCGGGGAAGGAGGATTCGTCCCAGTCGGCGCAGGCCGGCGGAATCATCTCCATGTTCCCGCCCACGAAGATCCTGGATGATCTCAACTACAAGGCGATCATGATCGGGTTCCCGCTGCTCACGCTCGGCATCATCACCGGCGCGGCATGGGCCAACTACGCCTGGGGCACCTACTGGAGCTGGGACCCGAAGGAAACCTGGTCGCTGATCGTCTGGTTCGTGTATGCCGCATTCCTGCATGCCCGCTTTACCCGCGGGTGGGTCGGAAAGCGCGCCGCCATCCTTTCCATTGTGGGATTCGCGGCCACCATCTTCTGCTACCTCGGCGTGAACCTCCTTCTCTCCGGTCTCCACAGTTACGGAGGAGGGTAG
- the purH gene encoding bifunctional phosphoribosylaminoimidazolecarboxamide formyltransferase/inosine monophosphate cyclohydrolase (involved in de novo purine biosynthesis), with product MAKITRALISVSDKTGILDFARELAGYGVEILSTGGTAKLLRDAGLAVKDVSDFTGFPEMLDGRVKTLHPKVHGGLLGMRSNPDHVATMKAHGIEPIDLVVVNLYPFEATVAKPDCTLEDAIENIDIGGPTMLRSAAKNNADVTVLVDPADYQPVLDEMKASGGAVSRETNFRLAVKVYQHTAAYDGAISNWLGARTGEGIATYPDTVTLQFRKAQEMRYGENPHQGAAFYVERQVKEASVATARQLQGKELSYNNIADTDAALECVKQFAEGPACVIVKHANPCGVAVGGTLLEAYDRAYATDPESAFGGIIAFNRELDADTARAICDRQFVEVIIAPAVSPEATEVVAAKKNVRLLECGTWPEKPQPRLDLKRVNGGILVQDTDLDLYAELKVVTTRQPTEQEMKDLLFAWRVAKFVKSNAIVYGKGNMTIGVGAGQMSRVNSARIAAIKAEHAGLEVKGAVMASDAFFPFRDGIDNAAAVGITAVIQPGGSMRDAEVIAAADEHGMAMVFTGMRHFRH from the coding sequence ATGGCAAAGATAACACGTGCGCTCATCAGCGTCTCGGACAAGACCGGCATCCTCGATTTCGCCCGGGAACTGGCCGGCTACGGCGTGGAGATCCTCTCCACCGGCGGTACCGCAAAGCTTCTCCGCGACGCGGGACTCGCGGTCAAGGACGTTTCCGATTTTACCGGTTTCCCGGAGATGCTCGACGGCCGGGTCAAGACGCTTCACCCCAAGGTCCACGGGGGCCTTCTGGGAATGCGCTCCAACCCAGACCATGTGGCAACCATGAAGGCGCACGGCATCGAGCCCATCGACCTGGTGGTGGTGAACCTCTACCCCTTCGAGGCCACCGTGGCCAAGCCCGACTGCACCCTGGAAGATGCCATCGAGAACATCGATATCGGCGGTCCCACCATGCTCCGCTCCGCGGCCAAGAACAACGCCGACGTGACCGTGCTCGTGGACCCGGCGGACTACCAGCCGGTTCTCGATGAGATGAAGGCATCCGGCGGCGCCGTGTCCCGGGAGACCAACTTCCGCCTGGCGGTGAAAGTCTACCAGCACACCGCAGCCTATGACGGCGCCATTTCCAACTGGCTCGGCGCCCGGACCGGCGAAGGGATCGCCACCTATCCCGACACCGTCACGCTTCAGTTCAGAAAGGCCCAGGAGATGCGCTACGGCGAGAACCCCCACCAGGGTGCCGCCTTCTATGTGGAGCGCCAGGTGAAGGAGGCGTCCGTTGCCACTGCCCGCCAACTCCAGGGCAAGGAGCTTTCCTACAACAACATCGCCGATACCGACGCTGCCCTGGAGTGCGTGAAGCAGTTCGCCGAAGGCCCCGCCTGCGTCATCGTGAAGCATGCCAACCCCTGCGGCGTGGCCGTGGGCGGGACGCTGCTGGAGGCCTACGACCGGGCCTATGCCACCGACCCCGAATCGGCCTTCGGGGGCATCATCGCCTTTAACCGGGAACTGGACGCCGACACGGCGCGGGCAATCTGCGACCGCCAGTTCGTGGAGGTCATCATCGCTCCCGCCGTATCGCCGGAGGCCACGGAAGTGGTTGCCGCCAAGAAGAACGTGCGGCTCCTGGAGTGCGGCACCTGGCCGGAGAAGCCGCAGCCGCGCCTCGATCTGAAGCGGGTGAACGGCGGCATCCTGGTGCAGGACACCGATCTCGACCTGTACGCCGAGCTGAAGGTCGTGACCACGCGGCAGCCCACCGAGCAGGAGATGAAGGACCTGCTCTTTGCCTGGCGCGTGGCCAAGTTCGTCAAGTCCAACGCCATTGTCTACGGCAAGGGCAATATGACCATCGGCGTGGGGGCCGGCCAGATGAGCCGGGTCAACTCCGCCCGCATCGCCGCCATCAAGGCCGAGCACGCGGGGCTCGAGGTGAAGGGGGCCGTCATGGCGTCCGACGCCTTTTTCCCCTTCCGCGACGGCATCGACAACGCGGCTGCCGTGGGCATCACCGCGGTGATCCAGCCGGGCGGCAGCATGCGCGACGCCGAGGTGATCGCCGCCGCCGACGAGCACGGCATGGCGATGGTATTCACCGGCATGCGGCATTTCAGGCACTGA
- a CDS encoding phosphoribosylamine--glycine ligase (catalyzes the formation of N(1)-(5-phospho-D-ribosyl)glycinamide from 5-phospho-D-ribosylamine and glycine in purine biosynthesis), translated as MKVLVIGGGGREHALVWKIAQSPLVGKVYCAPGNPGIGLIAENVPLAVDDLDGLAAFATEQAIDLTVVGPELPLSLGIVDRFEEKGLLIFGARRNAAIIEASKAFSKDLMNKYQVPTAAYDVFTEVEPAVAFIDRVGVPIVVKADGLAAGKGVIIAHTREEAVGAVTDMLSGNAFGDAGSRVVIEEFLTGEEASFLAFTDGKNIIPLASAQDHKAVFDGDTGPNTGGMGAYSPAPVVTPAIHDKVMAEVMRRTVDGMAAEGRPYRGVLYAGLMINGDQVKTLEFNARFGDPECQPLLMRMKSDIVPVLLAVARGDLSGIELEWHDKAAVCVVMAAGGYPADYRKGDEIRGLEDAARMEDLFVFHAGTSRKDGRIVTSGGRVLGVTALGATVGEAIDRAYRGVQAISWDGVHYRTDIGAKALTR; from the coding sequence ATGAAGGTATTGGTAATCGGAGGCGGCGGGCGGGAGCATGCCCTGGTCTGGAAAATCGCCCAGTCGCCCCTTGTCGGCAAGGTGTACTGCGCGCCGGGAAACCCCGGCATCGGCCTTATCGCCGAGAACGTTCCCCTGGCGGTGGACGACCTGGACGGGCTCGCCGCGTTTGCGACGGAGCAGGCCATCGACCTCACCGTGGTGGGGCCGGAACTGCCTCTTTCCCTCGGCATCGTTGACCGGTTCGAGGAAAAGGGGCTGCTGATCTTCGGCGCCCGCCGGAATGCCGCCATCATCGAAGCGAGCAAGGCGTTTTCGAAAGACCTGATGAACAAGTATCAGGTACCCACCGCCGCCTATGACGTCTTTACCGAGGTGGAGCCGGCCGTGGCCTTCATCGACCGGGTAGGGGTGCCCATCGTCGTCAAGGCGGACGGGCTGGCCGCGGGCAAGGGGGTCATCATCGCCCATACCCGTGAGGAAGCCGTTGGCGCCGTGACGGACATGCTGTCGGGCAACGCCTTCGGCGATGCCGGTTCGCGGGTGGTCATCGAGGAGTTTCTCACCGGGGAGGAGGCATCGTTTCTCGCCTTCACCGACGGCAAGAACATCATCCCCCTGGCCAGCGCCCAGGATCACAAGGCGGTCTTCGACGGCGACACGGGGCCCAATACCGGCGGCATGGGCGCCTATTCTCCCGCGCCGGTGGTTACCCCGGCCATCCATGACAAGGTCATGGCAGAGGTGATGCGCCGGACCGTGGACGGCATGGCTGCCGAGGGGCGCCCCTATCGCGGAGTGCTGTATGCCGGGCTCATGATCAACGGCGATCAGGTGAAAACCCTCGAATTCAACGCCCGTTTCGGCGACCCCGAGTGCCAGCCGCTGCTCATGCGGATGAAGTCGGATATCGTGCCCGTGCTCCTGGCGGTTGCCCGGGGTGACCTGTCGGGCATTGAGCTCGAATGGCACGACAAGGCCGCCGTTTGTGTCGTCATGGCCGCCGGGGGATATCCCGCCGATTACCGGAAGGGAGACGAGATCCGGGGGCTGGAGGATGCGGCCCGCATGGAGGATCTGTTCGTGTTCCACGCCGGCACATCCCGGAAAGACGGCCGTATCGTCACCAGCGGGGGGCGGGTGCTGGGGGTTACCGCCCTCGGCGCCACGGTGGGCGAGGCCATTGATCGCGCCTACCGGGGGGTCCAGGCAATTTCGTGGGACGGCGTCCACTACCGCACAGACATCGGCGCCAAGGCGCTCACGCGTTGA
- a CDS encoding glycosyl transferase: protein MELSIVVPIYNEEETIPHLHARVSDALTGSGIDYELILVDDGSSDGSFALLREIAQQDRRVKVIRFRRNFGQTAAMAAGFDAARGRVIVPMDGDLQNDPADIPTLLATIDEGYDVVSGWRKDRQDTFVNRRLPSIIANALISRMTGVHLHDYGCTLKAYRREVLDGVNLYGEMHRFVPALASQVGARVAEIPVRHHARLYGTSKYGISRTMRVVLDLMTVKFLLTYSTKPIQLFGKWGIYTILAGFLTGGLTLSMKLFEGMSMNRNPLLILTAFLLFGGVQFIALGLLGEVNARTYHESQGKPIYVVREKINLDEG, encoded by the coding sequence GTGGAACTGAGTATCGTTGTTCCGATCTACAATGAGGAAGAGACTATTCCGCATCTTCATGCGCGGGTGAGCGACGCCCTGACCGGGTCAGGCATCGACTACGAGCTGATTCTCGTGGATGACGGCTCCTCTGACGGCTCGTTCGCCCTGCTGCGGGAGATTGCCCAGCAGGACCGGCGGGTGAAGGTGATCCGCTTCCGCCGCAACTTCGGCCAGACCGCCGCCATGGCGGCCGGCTTCGATGCGGCCCGGGGCAGGGTCATCGTGCCCATGGACGGCGACCTCCAGAACGATCCGGCTGACATTCCGACGCTCCTGGCCACGATCGACGAGGGATACGACGTGGTCTCGGGCTGGCGCAAGGACCGGCAGGACACCTTCGTCAACCGGCGCCTTCCCTCCATTATCGCCAATGCCCTCATCTCCCGGATGACAGGGGTCCACCTCCACGATTACGGCTGCACCCTGAAGGCCTACCGGCGCGAGGTGCTGGACGGGGTGAACCTGTACGGAGAGATGCACCGGTTCGTCCCCGCCCTGGCCTCCCAGGTGGGGGCGCGGGTGGCGGAGATCCCGGTCCGTCACCATGCCCGCCTCTACGGCACGAGCAAGTACGGCATCTCCCGCACCATGCGCGTCGTTCTGGACCTGATGACGGTGAAGTTCCTGCTCACCTACTCCACCAAGCCGATCCAGCTCTTCGGCAAGTGGGGGATCTATACCATCCTGGCCGGATTCCTGACCGGCGGGCTCACCCTCTCTATGAAGCTCTTCGAGGGGATGAGCATGAACCGCAATCCCCTCCTGATCCTGACCGCCTTTCTCCTCTTCGGCGGAGTACAGTTCATCGCCCTCGGCCTGCTGGGCGAGGTGAACGCCCGCACCTATCACGAGTCCCAGGGGAAACCGATCTACGTCGTCCGGGAGAAGATCAATCTGGATGAAGGGTAG